The region tgaccaggcatccccaaacttcggccctccagatgttttgggctacaattcccatcatccctgaccactggtcctgttagctatggatcatgggagttgtaggccaaaacatctggagggctgcagtttgggggtgcctggtctaaactgtggtctaaaccacccttctcagccaaaagaagggaactcacATCGAAACTAGTTTAGTCTGCTCTTTGATGCATGGAGGAAAATTGGTGTATGGGGTCTTTAACATCTTTCTGTCTATTTTCCTAGAATACGCCTTTTTAAACATGCCTTCGCTGAAGGGTAAAGTCCAGACTGTTTTGGGCCTTGTTGAGCCTAGCCAGCTTGGCTACACGATGACCCACGAGCACTTGACAATGGATTACACTTGCTGTTACTACCCACCTCCTTCAGGCCAAGAAGCACTCTCTGAAACATCCATTGAGATGAAGAACTTGTTTTGGCTGAAACAGAATCCCTACAGCCACAAAGAGAACCTCCTCCTGCATCAAGAAACAAGTGCTGTGAAGGAAGAACTGCTGCAATTCAAAGCTGCAGGTGGTGGGACCATAGTGGAAAATACAACCACAGGGATAAGGAGAGACATGAAGACCCTAAAGCAGCTTGCGGAAGAAACCGGTGTCCATATTATAGCTGGTGCTGGCTTTTATGTGGGTGCCACTCATTCTCCTGAAACACGAGCGATGTCTGTCGAGCAGGTGGGTCTCAATACGTACTGAAAGTTGGGCTCTCTTATTGGCAACCTCTGAATACCTCAATATATGTTGTTTGCTTTTAACATAATTAAAATAGGAAGCCTCAAAATTGggaattgtatgtgtgtgtgtgcgtgcgtgtgtgtgtgtgcataatacACTGGGTTGGATACAGAGGAAGTCATCTCTCTGGTGGAAGTGCTTTTCCTGACAAGGCAAGATCCTTCCATGAGAAAATGAACTGAAAACcagtggaaacaaaaaataaaaaaaatccttccagtagcaccttagagaccaactaagtttgtcataggtatgagctttcgtgtgcatgcacacttcttcagatacagtgacttctgtttcagtgtatcggaagaagtgtgcatgcacacgaaagctcatacctatgacaaacttagttggactctaaggtgctactggaaggaattttttgtttgtttgttttgactatgtcagaccaacacggctacctacctgaaaacCAGTGGGTTTGCTGCTGTTATACACAGAGCATCCTGCAATCTCATGCACAGTATTTTAGGATGCATGTGTGAGCTACGTTTCTGTTGCCTACTCCCTTTGGTGATGGTTTGCCATTTTTCAATGCCATCCTTGGTGAGGTGTGTCTATTGATTTTCAGGAGAGATATAAAAACATTCCCGCTCACTCAGGCATTCGAAGGCCGAAAGATACTGAccatggcaaccttgaaattaggAACTACATTGTTTTACTTAAGTTCTGATACCATGCAGCACAGAGAGCTTTAACTAAAAGGGTGTTTATTTTCTACAGCTGACAGAGGTTATAGTTAATGAAATTCTCAATGGAGCTGATGGAACCGACATAAAGTGTGGGGTCATAGGAGAGGTTGGCTGCTCATGGCCTCTGACAGAAAGTGAAAACAAAGTACTGCAAGCAACGGCACATGCTCAGTCTCAGCTTGGCTGCCCTGTCATCATCCACCCTGGCAGGAATAGTGATTCACCTTTCCAGATCGTTCGAATTTTGCAGGAAGCTGGTGCCGATACCTCAAAAACCGTCATGTCTCACATGGACAGGTAAATGGGCCGCTCTGGTGTTGGATTGTTTGTAAATATTTCTGCTTCTAGACAGGGGAACTTTTAAGAAACCCACAGCAGCTTGAACCTAATCAGGTTTTATCAGTGTTCTGATACTTCATTACAGCAAGCATTGTCATCACAGTTCCAGCAATTGCAGGAATACTAGAATGCCGATACATACCATACTGCCAGATTGAAACTCTAGTGAAGTTGGTGACAATCCTGAAAGTGGCATGTATGTGCAAAACTGCTTAGTCCTGCTGACACCTACAAATCTTTAATTCCAAAAGGCCGGCAGTCTAAATGGTTTGTAGATCTCAGTGCTCATTAGAATAAGAGTGTCTGTTCATGTTGGGGAGTCTCTCCTTGAGCACCTAAATAAATCATCACATTTTCAAAGTCTACTTTGCGTTATCAGGACCCATTTATGTCAGAGGAACGTTCAGCACCATAACTAAAATATTGTGCTGAGATACAACACTTACAACAGTGTTTGAGCTATATGAAGTTGCACAACCCCCTTCAAAACTTATTAGAATATCAATGTCACTTCTCCAACTTCATTGGGTAATCCCTGTCTGGCTCTTAAACCTCTTTAGTTGCttacccccccccagctttgcaCACCCCCAACACTTACTGCTAACTCCCCACATTAACAGGCGTACATTTAGTGATGCTCCTCCCTTTGGACTCCTGTGTTGTCCTTTCTCACTGCCATTTCATGTCTCTTTAGAGCATTGTGACCCTGTTTCCCCCTCCATTCAGTATTCCAGTGAGGCCACATCAAACACATTGGAGCTCACGACTGGGCATAGATGCAATAAAGCATCCTTGCTAGTGTCCCACATTCCCCTGAGGATGCCTAATGTGTAGTTTGAGAAATATAGCATCGAGTTGCACACAACTTTGAACAGACACAAATATCTCCTGTCTTTTCATCTTTGACTAATTTGGCTTCTTAAATTAGCATACTCTTCTGTGGCAAAAACTCTAGGTGGGATACTGGTTGAGGGGGCATCCTCAAGTACCATAcattagttaaaggtaaagggaccagcacacggaaacgcagcacacggaaacgctgtttaccttccagccagagcagtacctatttatctacttgcactttgacgtgctttcgaactgctaggttggcaggagcagggactgagcaatgggagctcaccccatcgcggggattcgaaccgccaaccttctgatcggcaagcccaaggctctgtggtttaacccacagcgccaccctcgtcccttAAGTACATTAGTTAAGATCAGCTAAAAGCCCGGTCTTGCACATGTTCATTTGGAAGCAAGTTCTGCTGAGTTCTATGGAGCTTTCCCtcaagtaagtatgcatagggtTGCACCATAAGcccatttgtgtgcatgcatgctagttgaagtggcaaggggaaggacCATAACTTGCTGGTGGAGCACATGCTTTCAATggttcaacctctggcatctcccagtggggctgggaaagactgctgTCTGAATTCTTGAAGAGGTGCTGCCCTTTAGTACAAATAGAGGTTCTTCGACTGGGGTATTCTGCTAAGTTTTTCTCAGAGAAGTCCTGTTTATTTAATGGTACTAACTTAATGCCCATTTATTtagccttaggtaaaggtaaaggggcccctgaccatcaggtccagtcgtgtctgactctggggttgcggcgctcatctcgctctattcgccgagcgagccggcgtttgttcgcagacagcttccgggtcatgtggccagcatgacaaagctgcctctggcgaaccagagcagcgcacggaaacgccgtttaccttcccgcccgagcggtccctatttatctacttgcactttgatgtgctttcgaactgctaggtgggcaggagctgggaccaagcaacgggagctcaccccgttgcagggattcgaaccgccgaccttctgatcagcaagccctagactctgtggtttaacccacagcgccacctgggtccccttagtTTTAGGTAAATACCACTTATCGTTTGAATTGGTTGCATTTTGTCAGCTAGCTGG is a window of Zootoca vivipara chromosome 12, rZooViv1.1, whole genome shotgun sequence DNA encoding:
- the PTER gene encoding phosphotriesterase-related protein isoform X1, which produces MKRRSTFGAKEALILICQKEYAFLNMPSLKGKVQTVLGLVEPSQLGYTMTHEHLTMDYTCCYYPPPSGQEALSETSIEMKNLFWLKQNPYSHKENLLLHQETSAVKEELLQFKAAGGGTIVENTTTGIRRDMKTLKQLAEETGVHIIAGAGFYVGATHSPETRAMSVEQLTEVIVNEILNGADGTDIKCGVIGEVGCSWPLTESENKVLQATAHAQSQLGCPVIIHPGRNSDSPFQIVRILQEAGADTSKTVMSHMDRTIFDEKKLLEFAELGCYLEYDLFGTEFILYQMNPDIDMPSDNERILRVRMLIDEGYEDRVLLAHDVHTKNRLKKYGGHGYSHILENIVPKMLIRGISQKKIDKLLVGNPRRWLTFK
- the PTER gene encoding phosphotriesterase-related protein isoform X2; this translates as MPSLKGKVQTVLGLVEPSQLGYTMTHEHLTMDYTCCYYPPPSGQEALSETSIEMKNLFWLKQNPYSHKENLLLHQETSAVKEELLQFKAAGGGTIVENTTTGIRRDMKTLKQLAEETGVHIIAGAGFYVGATHSPETRAMSVEQLTEVIVNEILNGADGTDIKCGVIGEVGCSWPLTESENKVLQATAHAQSQLGCPVIIHPGRNSDSPFQIVRILQEAGADTSKTVMSHMDRTIFDEKKLLEFAELGCYLEYDLFGTEFILYQMNPDIDMPSDNERILRVRMLIDEGYEDRVLLAHDVHTKNRLKKYGGHGYSHILENIVPKMLIRGISQKKIDKLLVGNPRRWLTFK